CCAGTGTGATCTCTTTCGCTTACTTGAACCATACACCTACTTGTCAGCTCTTCCAAATATTCTTCACCCACATCTTCCATCGTCTCTTCTTCTCCACCTATTGATGGTTGCAATATGAAGCCTTCGGCAATCCACATTCGAATCAATTCCCTTTTCCCAAACTCCCAGTCCTCTGGAAATTGAGAAAGATAGAGAAAGCATGGCTTCAAATGGAAAGGCAAGTCGTCGTAGCTCAAACCTAATATCCCATACACTCCTCCATATTGATGTCGTTGTTCCCACTTGATAAAGTGTGCAATAATATTTTCATGCACACTATTCCACTCCTTTAATGACTTCTTAGTTGCCAATAGGCCTCCAAGTACAACAATTGCTAATGGCAATCCTCTGCATTTTTTCACCATTTCCCTTCCTAATTTCTCAAATTCTGGTGGGCAACCATCCTCTATAAGAATATCTTTTGGGAATGTTTTCCTTTTAAGAAGTTCCCAGCCTTCGTCGTCCTTCAACAGTGGTGGTTCCACCACTGAGCTCTGTGGATCAGCATGAGAAGCGACCACCGTGTTTCGGGTGGTAAATAAAACTTTGCTTCCTCTCTTACCATTTGGAAAAGCAGGTTTCAAATAATCCCAGGCCTCAGTTGTCCAAATATCATCAAGAACCACAAAGTAACGCTTCTCTATTAACGTACTATGAAGTCTTCTAATCAGATCTTCCTCTTTCATCCTTTCCAACAAACACTTGAATTCTTCATCTTCCTTCATCTTTCCCACCTTGGATTTAAGTGGTTGTCCCCCTTTCATATCTTCCAATAACTTTGCTTTATCTTCGTTGGATGCAGCATCCATAAGGATTCGAACGACAACTTCCTTGACAGAGAATTGCTGAGATATGAAGATCCAAGATTGGAAATCGAAGTTTTGCTTCACATCAACGTCATTGTATATCTTCTTGGCAAGAGTGGTTTTGCCTAGCCCTCCCATCCCCACTATGGAAACAACACGGACTTGCTCTTCCTCCATCATCAACCGCGCTTTAAGATCACTTATTACAGCCTCCAAACAAATGACATACTCTTCCTCAGCATGTGGATCCGGTCTTCTGTATCGTTGTTGTCTCTTATAATTAGTTCCTTCTCCCTCAACAAGTTGGATGCCGTAGGTCTGCATACTTTTGTTTATATCTTCCATCTTAGATCGGATATATGTGATCTGGGTTCCTATTCTGTGGAGATAGGAAGCCTTAGTGAACATGAAAAAAGCCTTGTTAATGAACCCGCGTACACCTTCTCCTCTACCCCTTGCAACTTTAAGAAGAAAGGTATCGATGACATCCTCAGAATCATAAGCGAGGTCTCTGATTTCAGCTACCCAGTTGCGCACTCGCTCATCTTCATGATGATGACGGTCGGCATCTTTCAAGAAGCATTTCATTCGCTTGAGTTCATCTTGCAATCGATCAACTTCACCCTGCACCCCATGCAGAAAAACTGCTTCTTGTATGAGCAAATCAGCAATTCTTTGAATAGCCTCAGAAACAACAGCCTCGGCCATTCTTCTCGTTCCagtgtcttttttttttatgttaccAAGAAGGGAAAATCGGAAGAGTTTGTTCTGCCTGAGATGAGCAGTGTCTTTAACGTTCGTCAAAGGTGGTTAGCGGTGGTAATTTATTATAGCAGATTTCTGAAACTTTCCTTCATCTTAGTTAGCCACGTGATCAGAAGGTGTGCAGGCAATTCCATTATAAATTTCTCTGTTCTTATCCCTTAATGAAAGTTGCAGCCAATAGACGCCAGCAAAGataatttcaaagaaaaaaaggaaaaaacgaAGATAAAGTGTCTTTAACGTGTTgatctttaaaatataaaaataaatctattaattatgataTAACTAAGGATGAAAAAGTAATTCTATTTAATGTAAATTTACACGGGCAAagctaaattttatattttagccggttatttatataatttcataatatttagctaattaattttttaattttaactaaaatttttaaattcatatgAATTCAACCATATTTAGATGGTAATttcctaaaaaaaaataatttaataatcaatTCTGGTTGAAAAATTGACACTAATCCAAGCTAAAATAGATAGGGTGCaaaaaacatgacaaaaattaccctttaattaaaatattttataatagaagacttgtttataatataaatagggAATTCAGAACAGGAGActtatttataagaataatttataatgttgtttcaattttagtttaaaatgaaaaaacaaCTTATTTTAGCATggaataaaacattttatgtcCTATTTATGGTTTAAGACCAATGTAAATTGCTGAATTCATCAGCATCAAACTATATTCACGTGGCCCAACattacaaaaatataatttctacTTAATAGGGCTAATTCAAGCGGATTTCGTATTAGAAAATTAATTCCTATATTAATtgaatagttatatttttttattctttgatTAAAATTGGCTCAGATAAAGTAGAGACCcacatcaataaaaaaaattactgatTGAGTAGCCACGTCAACATATTTTATTCACattttattatcactaatcttttaatttggCTAACATTATCGAAAAACAAACgaactaaattgaaattttatatgatTGGGGAAAAACAAACGAGCAaagataatttcaaaaaaaaaaagaaaaagcaaagatAAAGAGTCTTTGAGGAGTCAGCTGAGCAATGAATGGGGACTCCGTTTTCCTCCTTTCTGCTTTTTTACTGTGACAATAATTAGATTGGACATGACTAAGATAGCAGGAAGATCGTCGGATCATCACCGGAATCTGACCCTAACACTCAATTACTTCAATTTTTTTCATAGATTAACGTCTGTTTAACACCTAATCTCACAGACTATTTCATGTAGCAATTGAAATGTCAAAAACTATTATAGTGAATTTTCACAATGTAGGAACTAATAAGAGATGTATTATAATTGaggaattaaaatatattttaccctaaAGTACTTCGCAGCTTCCACCGTCAAATGATGAAAGTgtctttatctttttcttttcttttcttggttGCCAAACACTTACAGAAAAGTTGTAGTTAATAGACGCCAGAAATAGTCGATCATCATTCATCAGCCAACATAAAGAGTCTTCGAGGAGTTAGTTGAGCAATGAATGGGGACTCTGTGCAATGAGCCCACATTAACCGACCGATGCATGCGCTATGTCCAATCCATCATCAATGTGAGCTGCCGTCTCTGCACTGTCATCAATCTGTTTTTCAAAATGGAGAACTGgtgtttgaaaaataaaaatattttttgtaaaatattttttcatcattatttaattttaatttaaataaataaaatatattaataaatttatatataaaaattttaataaaaatattaaaggtgaaaagtaactttttattttgaaaagtgtgagtcattttattaaatataaaaatttaatattttttaaatataaattacttcTCAAAAATAAATGGAATGTTTTTCTCAAATTGTATGGATACTTtaacaaatttaaattgaatatttatattgtaATGTCCTAAGCAGTGACGAGGACTTCCCCCCCATATTAAGAGAATATtaaatttgtaataaatatatataatttttgaatgaaatattttttatctaatGAAAAACAATCTTTAGAAGTTATTTGCGAGTTAGGTTTCCTAAACAATCTTtagaatttttttagaaaaaattctaGTTCATATGAGAATAAAAGTTAAGctaaattctaaacaatcttcCATTTATTCTTgaaaagtaatttatatttttatctaatgaaaaaataactcgcaaatttaaatgattaaataataatataaataataattcttaaataattcaataataaaaaagaataatttaataattttgttttgggagaggttggatgcatgttttgggtgtttggagggtttaggaggcttgtatgcacaagtagctgagttctggatgaactcaggttcggccgccgaaggtggtttcggccgccgaacctgcttgtggatgcttggtttggccgcctaaccttacccccgaacttggactttcggctctggaaagtactttcggccgccgaaggtgccgccgaaagtgcctgactttcgtctctggaggtagggttcggctgccgaacctgccgccgaaagacctctatccagctttcctttgcctgtttttccatgtatgtttatgatgttttagggggtttttggggagatgtttatagttatgttagagtatgttcggtacctcatttgagtccacctgtgtaggatcggacccgaggaaccgaggtggcccacacagagttagagttacagagactgctcagcagttgtcacaggtgagtagaactaactatgcatgttttaaagttaATGTTTAAAGGTAatgacagtatgagcatgagacacgcatcatgaatgccatgtgatactaggttgtattgcattagagatcacgaatatgttgcactgcattatTATCATtgttgatgggatggaccaaggcgatctcagtagcccgTGATCTGTTATGCCTAgataagacctgtgtgagctccgcAGTAGGGGCCGGGCACTAGAGCATGTAGTGACCTTTGAGAGCTCCTttaggggccgggcaccgacaaaGAGAGttctggggtcatgtctaatccgagatgtgaaagacttgtgatgtgatgcattacatgaaagcatgcaatgaatgaatgaatgaattgtttttatggtttctactcactgggctttttagctcacctcactcccttaaccccatgttttcagggccacAGAGAGAggacagagtcagcaagagtaaagagtatggctaaagttatgtttatgtaatagaagtttagtggacatgtatctTATTGTTTAATGATATgatgtaaattattttatgtacaGTTATATATAGACATGTTTTGACATGTAATGTATACAGAGTTATAGTTTGTGCTTGTCCCTAATTTATGGATAATTCCTTTGTATAAGGATcctgttttatttttcttgatgagaaatgtgtttaACACAGCCTGATGTATTATGCTGACCCATCTAGATGTGGTTCTATATTTTCAGACATAGGGCATACAAGTTAGACCgggtaaatgaaagaaagttTTAAGAAAGATTTTAAGTGAAGTTTACAGCTTTTATGATAAGTTTtattgtttttatgagtttatgttgatgagatcTAAGCTTGGTGcctgagatgttgacccaactggagcatttgttgagggctccagtaaggggtttttttatgttt
This region of Manihot esculenta cultivar AM560-2 chromosome 10, M.esculenta_v8, whole genome shotgun sequence genomic DNA includes:
- the LOC110624871 gene encoding putative disease resistance protein At1g50180 produces the protein MAEAVVSEAIQRIADLLIQEAVFLHGVQGEVDRLQDELKRMKCFLKDADRHHHEDERVRNWVAEIRDLAYDSEDVIDTFLLKVARGRGEGVRGFINKAFFMFTKASYLHRIGTQITYIRSKMEDINKSMQTYGIQLVEGEGTNYKRQQRYRRPDPHAEEEYVICLEAVISDLKARLMMEEEQVRVVSIVGMGGLGKTTLAKKIYNDVDVKQNFDFQSWIFISQQFSVKEVVVRILMDAASNEDKAKLLEDMKGGQPLKSKVGKMKEDEEFKCLLERMKEEDLIRRLHSTLIEKRYFVVLDDIWTTEAWDYLKPAFPNGKRGSKVLFTTRNTVVASHADPQSSVVEPPLLKDDEGWELLKRKTFPKDILIEDGCPPEFEKLGREMVKKCRGLPLAIVVLGGLLATKKSLKEWNSVHENIIAHFIKWEQRHQYGGVYGILGLSYDDLPFHLKPCFLYLSQFPEDWEFGKRELIRMWIAEGFILQPSIGGEEETMEDVGEEYLEELTSRCMVQVSERDHTGIGVKRCRVHDLIHIHTLPY